A region from the Deinococcus seoulensis genome encodes:
- a CDS encoding ParB/RepB/Spo0J family partition protein yields the protein MSKKSSLGRGLDALLARPAEPQPDAGGPQVQTLKISQIVQAAYQPRQVFAPEALAELAQSIRDKGVLQPLLVRPRAEHFEIVAGERRWRASQLAGLTEVPVIIRDLGDREALEIAIVENLQREDLGPLEEARAYQTLMEQGLNQEGVAQAVGKSRSAVSNALRLLSLPDAALRALDAGQISAGHARAILSQPDTDRAWALDQITSRSLSVRDAEALKRERRADAPVKVNPPRAYRQLELDLSRRTGTRVRITGDDKGRVELNFGSREELDRLLNLLGYAAEE from the coding sequence GTGTCGAAAAAATCTAGCCTGGGACGCGGCCTGGACGCGCTGCTGGCCCGCCCCGCCGAACCGCAACCCGACGCGGGTGGCCCGCAGGTGCAGACCCTGAAGATCAGTCAGATCGTGCAGGCCGCCTACCAGCCCCGGCAGGTGTTCGCGCCCGAGGCACTCGCTGAACTCGCGCAGAGCATCCGCGACAAGGGCGTGCTGCAACCCCTGCTGGTCCGCCCGCGCGCCGAGCACTTCGAGATCGTCGCCGGGGAACGCCGCTGGCGCGCCAGTCAGCTGGCCGGACTGACCGAGGTGCCCGTCATCATCCGCGACCTCGGGGACCGCGAGGCGCTGGAAATCGCCATCGTCGAGAACCTGCAACGCGAGGACCTGGGGCCACTGGAAGAGGCCCGCGCGTACCAGACCCTGATGGAACAGGGCCTGAACCAGGAAGGCGTGGCGCAGGCCGTCGGCAAGAGCCGCAGCGCCGTGTCGAACGCCCTGCGCCTGCTGAGCCTGCCTGACGCCGCGCTGCGCGCCCTGGACGCCGGTCAGATCAGCGCCGGGCACGCCCGCGCGATCCTCTCGCAACCCGACACGGACCGCGCCTGGGCGCTCGATCAGATCACCAGCCGCAGCCTGAGCGTCCGGGACGCCGAGGCCCTGAAACGCGAACGCCGCGCCGACGCGCCCGTCAAGGTGAACCCGCCGCGCGCTTACCGGCAACTGGAACTGGACCTGAGCCGCCGCACCGGCACCCGCGTGCGCATCACGGGCGACGATAAGGGGCGCGTGGAACTGAACTTCGGGTCCCGCGAGGAACTCGACCGCCTGCTGAACCTCCTCGGATACGCCGCCGAGGAATAG
- a CDS encoding YpdA family putative bacillithiol disulfide reductase gives MSLVDVAIVGAGPVGLAAAIACKRAGLSYVVLEKGCVVNAIFEYPTYMSFFTTAPELEIGNHPMVTGHDKPDRRDALMYYRLVTQREALNVEQYTEVTRVHAAPAGFTLAVEKRDGTPGVVEARRVVVATGYYDNPLALGIPGEDGDNVSHYYTEAHPFMGLNVTVIGAGNSAADAALDLWRGGANVTMVVRAPELKKTIKYWVRPDLENRIREGSITAHFNSQVVQIAEDHVKVRGEDGSVRDLPTHFTFALTGYRPDLSFLADLNLAEQSDECLVLSEAYESSTPGLFVVGSAGFAGKTNQVFIENGRHHALAAVAEIERQLSQRDLQPS, from the coding sequence ATGAGTCTGGTTGATGTTGCCATTGTCGGGGCGGGTCCGGTGGGTCTGGCCGCCGCCATCGCCTGCAAACGCGCGGGCCTGAGTTACGTGGTGCTGGAGAAGGGCTGCGTCGTGAACGCCATCTTCGAGTACCCGACGTACATGTCGTTCTTCACGACCGCGCCGGAACTGGAGATCGGGAATCACCCGATGGTGACCGGGCATGACAAACCCGACCGCCGCGACGCGCTGATGTACTACCGGCTGGTCACGCAGCGGGAGGCGCTGAACGTCGAGCAGTACACCGAGGTCACGCGCGTGCATGCCGCCCCGGCGGGCTTCACGCTGGCCGTCGAGAAACGCGACGGGACGCCCGGTGTCGTGGAGGCGCGGCGCGTGGTGGTCGCCACCGGGTACTACGACAACCCCCTGGCGCTGGGCATTCCCGGCGAGGACGGCGACAACGTCAGCCACTACTACACCGAGGCGCACCCGTTCATGGGTCTGAACGTCACGGTGATCGGTGCGGGCAACAGTGCCGCCGACGCCGCGCTGGACCTGTGGCGCGGCGGGGCGAACGTGACCATGGTCGTCCGCGCGCCCGAACTGAAGAAGACCATCAAGTACTGGGTGCGTCCGGACCTGGAGAACCGCATCCGGGAGGGCAGCATCACGGCGCACTTCAACTCGCAGGTCGTGCAGATAGCCGAAGATCACGTGAAGGTGCGCGGCGAGGACGGCAGCGTGCGGGACCTGCCGACGCACTTCACGTTCGCCCTGACCGGGTACCGTCCGGACCTGTCGTTCCTGGCGGACCTGAACCTCGCGGAGCAGTCCGACGAATGCCTGGTGCTCAGCGAGGCGTACGAGAGCAGCACGCCGGGCCTGTTCGTGGTGGGCAGTGCGGGCTTCGCCGGGAAGACCAACCAGGTGTTCATCGAGAACGGCCGTCACCACGCGCTGGCCGCCGTGGCCGAGATCGAGCGGCAGCTCTCGCAGCGGGACCTGCAACCCTCCTGA
- a CDS encoding VanW family protein → MTPSSRRTWFLSALLLSSSGGWAQTAPDPAPPAQTLPGIPALPPAPQPPAQPPVQPPVPEPGTPAPAPVTPEPVTPAPVVPAPAEPVPAPPAQPAPVQPVPAPAPTVPAPSVTEPAPAVSTAPLLINVEARWPALVNGKKTTVPFTRTLTIPGKRAAILRRQGVITQSLEADLLAFVRGLPTTPQDARFEELWDGWAVVQRNGLQVNLEKTRANLLATLKDPRGVKVNVVLGSQSAPKRTLDYFLSRGITAHLGTGETNYYGSSAARVKNIHVGASRFQDRLLDGKVVSFNQMVGPISLSTGFVTGLVIAGERTADGVGGGICQVSTTVFRALYGAGLPITQRQNHSYQVHYYDPQGLDATIYQPSLDLKFANDTGGALWFQTEWDDQESRLSVSVFGKARDFTVQIGTPKTLSSTPAPADRLIPDASVPAGQRRQVDWAAPGAVIEVQRSFLRDGKVFRQDTLKSTYRPWPNIFLVGR, encoded by the coding sequence ATGACCCCGTCGTCCCGTCGGACCTGGTTCCTGAGCGCCCTGCTGCTGAGTTCGTCCGGAGGCTGGGCGCAGACCGCCCCTGACCCGGCGCCACCCGCGCAGACCCTGCCGGGCATCCCGGCGTTGCCGCCCGCACCTCAACCTCCTGCCCAGCCGCCAGTTCAGCCGCCGGTGCCGGAACCCGGGACTCCGGCGCCCGCACCGGTGACGCCGGAACCCGTGACGCCCGCCCCGGTGGTCCCGGCACCGGCTGAGCCAGTTCCGGCGCCGCCTGCCCAGCCCGCGCCTGTCCAGCCTGTTCCGGCCCCCGCGCCGACCGTTCCGGCACCCAGCGTGACCGAACCGGCACCGGCAGTCAGTACGGCCCCGCTGCTGATCAACGTGGAGGCCCGCTGGCCCGCGCTGGTGAACGGCAAGAAGACCACCGTGCCGTTCACGCGGACCCTGACCATTCCCGGCAAGCGGGCCGCGATCCTGCGGCGTCAGGGCGTCATCACGCAGAGCCTGGAGGCCGACCTGCTGGCCTTCGTTCGCGGCCTGCCCACCACACCGCAGGACGCGCGGTTCGAGGAACTGTGGGACGGCTGGGCGGTCGTGCAGCGCAACGGCCTTCAGGTGAACCTGGAGAAAACCCGCGCGAACCTGCTGGCGACCCTGAAGGACCCGCGCGGCGTGAAGGTGAACGTGGTCCTGGGCAGCCAGAGCGCCCCGAAACGCACGCTGGATTACTTCCTGTCGCGCGGAATCACGGCGCACCTGGGCACCGGCGAGACGAACTACTACGGCAGCAGCGCCGCCCGCGTGAAGAACATCCACGTGGGCGCCAGCCGCTTCCAGGACCGGCTGCTGGACGGCAAGGTCGTGTCATTCAACCAGATGGTCGGGCCGATCAGCCTGAGTACGGGCTTCGTGACCGGGCTGGTCATCGCGGGCGAACGCACGGCGGACGGCGTGGGCGGCGGCATCTGTCAGGTGAGCACCACGGTGTTCCGCGCGCTGTACGGCGCGGGTCTGCCGATCACGCAGCGGCAGAATCACTCGTATCAGGTGCATTACTACGATCCGCAGGGCCTGGACGCCACCATCTACCAGCCCAGCCTGGACCTGAAGTTCGCCAACGATACCGGCGGCGCGTTGTGGTTCCAGACCGAGTGGGACGATCAGGAGTCCCGCCTGAGCGTCAGCGTGTTCGGGAAGGCGCGGGACTTCACGGTGCAGATCGGCACGCCGAAAACCCTGAGCAGCACACCCGCACCGGCCGATCGCCTGATCCCGGACGCCAGCGTGCCGGCCGGGCAGCGCAGGCAGGTGGACTGGGCCGCGCCGGGCGCCGTGATCGAGGTGCAGCGCTCGTTCCTGCGTGACGGGAAGGTGTTCAGGCAGGACACCCTGAAAAGCACGTACCGGCCCTGGCCGAACATCTTCCTCGTGGGCCGCTGA